A single Defluviitalea saccharophila DNA region contains:
- a CDS encoding metal-sensing transcriptional repressor codes for MEKDKKQVLNLLKTARGQLDGIIRMVEEDRYCIDISKQILAVQALLKKSNLTVLKQHIHGCVRRALLNGEGEEKIEEIITILDKYMK; via the coding sequence ATCGAAAAAGATAAAAAGCAAGTATTAAATCTTTTAAAAACTGCAAGAGGACAATTGGATGGCATTATCCGTATGGTTGAAGAAGACAGATACTGTATAGATATATCCAAACAAATTTTGGCAGTACAGGCATTGCTTAAAAAAAGCAATCTTACCGTATTAAAGCAACATATTCACGGCTGTGTAAGACGTGCCCTTTTGAATGGCGAAGGAGAAGAAAAAATTGAAGAAATTATCACGATTTTAGACAAATATATGAAATAA
- a CDS encoding SDR family NAD(P)-dependent oxidoreductase, protein MKKIAIVTGASSGLGKDFVRQLDRKYELDEIWMIARRKEKMKKLAHSLKNSKGVVIGADLSRREEINKVINKLNDEKPRVLFLVNSAGFGKIGSFIELGLDEQLDMIDLNIKALTAMTYNVLPYMSKGSKIIQIASSAAFLPQPGFNIYSATKAYVFHFSKALGIELKNKGIGVLAVCPGPVKTEFFKVASSKGKPLDWKSKFMVQSKDVVAQALKDSEQNKMESVYGVTMKLFKIVSRIIPHRMILKMFKWN, encoded by the coding sequence ATGAAGAAAATTGCCATTGTAACAGGCGCTTCCTCAGGTCTGGGGAAGGACTTTGTCAGACAGCTGGACAGAAAATATGAATTAGACGAAATCTGGATGATTGCTCGAAGAAAAGAAAAAATGAAGAAATTAGCTCACAGCCTAAAAAACTCAAAGGGAGTAGTCATTGGAGCAGATTTATCACGACGAGAAGAAATAAATAAAGTTATTAATAAATTAAATGATGAAAAGCCAAGAGTGTTATTTCTTGTGAACAGTGCTGGCTTTGGAAAAATTGGATCATTTATTGAATTAGGGTTAGATGAGCAGCTGGATATGATCGATTTAAATATTAAAGCACTGACAGCCATGACATATAACGTCCTTCCTTATATGAGCAAGGGCTCTAAAATTATTCAAATTGCTTCTTCGGCAGCTTTTTTGCCACAGCCGGGATTTAATATTTATTCAGCTACGAAAGCATATGTTTTTCATTTCAGCAAGGCTTTGGGCATTGAACTCAAAAATAAAGGCATCGGAGTGTTGGCGGTATGTCCCGGTCCGGTGAAAACAGAATTTTTTAAAGTGGCATCTTCGAAAGGAAAACCTTTAGATTGGAAGTCTAAGTTTATGGTTCAATCAAAGGATGTAGTGGCTCAGGCATTAAAAGATTCAGAACAAAATAAGATGGAATCTGTTTATGGAGTCACAATGAAGTTGTTTAAGATTGTTTCAAGAATCATTCCCCATAGGATGATTTTAAAGATGTTTAAATGGAATTAA